Below is a genomic region from Actinomycetota bacterium.
AGCGGTGTGTCTCGAGCCGGTGGCCATGACCCCCGACGAGTTCGAGGCGGCGGATGGGGCCCTGGTGTGGGACATCCTCGACGAGGGCCTGGTCATCGTGGACGACGGCACCTTCGAGAGGAAGCGCTTCCGGCACCTGGAGCGGGTGGGATCGGGCGAGCTCCGCAAGGAAGAGGGGTTCTGGGTCTTCTCTTGAAACCGATCTGGAGGGTCGAAGCTCGAGGATGTGACCCCGCTCTGTGTGACGCGTGACGCCACTCCGCGTGACCACACTCCGCGTGACGCCATTCCGCGTGACCACACTCCGCGTGACGCCATTCTGTTATAATCTGTCCGAGGGCTATGCGCGAGGCAGGCGCGAGGAAATCCCACGAGGGAATCACATGAGCGGGGTAGATAACTCCCATGAACGGCTCGGATAACTATTTTACCGAGGAATTAAGGGCGCATTTCGCGGAGCAGGGAAAGACGCTCTCCGCGAGGGTTGCAGGCGTGCTCTCCAAGGCCCCGCTCTATTTCACGTCCCGGGACCGGGAGGATTACGAGGCGCTGGTCGCGCCGGCCAGGGGGTTCATCAAGCAGGCCCTCCGCGAGAGGCTGGAGGGGGACGAACAGCGGCGCCGGGAATGGGCCGCGAACTTCCCGCTCTGTTCCCACACGGTGATAGGGAACATCGTCGCGGAGGTGCTCGCGGAGGCGGATCCGTCAGCGGTGAAGACGGTGGCACCGCAGGCGACGCCGGGAAGCCATGGTGCGCCGGGAAGCCGTGGTGCGCCGGTTGGCGCGGGCTTCGGTGAGATCGTGGGTCCCTTGGGAAAAGGCGGTGGAAAAAACGTGAGTATGGAAGAAGAAGTGCGCACGGGAGAGGACGTGGATACGGAGAGAAGCGGGACCCCGGAAGCCGGTGGTCCTACGGAGGATCAGGCGGACCCGGAGGTTGGCGCGGGCTTCGAGGCGCCCCGGAACGGCGACGGCGGCCTGTCGGGAGAGGGCGCGGAAAAAACCGGTGGGACTGAGGAGGCGGGCGGGAAGGAGCAAGCCGGCGTTAAAGCGGAAGCGGGAGGTGAAGAGGAAGCGGGTGGTGAAGAGGGAGCGGGAGGAAGCGGGGAAGCGGAAGCGGCCGGGTCGCCTGAGGGAGCTGCGGAAGCGGCGGGGAGCGCGGAAAAAACCGGCGGGGCCGGTGCCTTGAAGGGCGCCGTCGTGGCGGGACGGGCAAAAGCCGCGGTGGTGCCGGAGGCCCGCAGGGGGCGAAAAAAGCCGCGCGGAGAAAGCGATCCCCGTTCCCCGCTGAGAAAGGCGTTGCGCGTGCTGGAATGGGTGGCCACCGTCCTCCTAGCGCTCATCATCCTGGCGGCCGCCTTCCTCATGCTCGCCCCCCGTTTCGGCATGAGCGCCCACCCGGTGCTCTCGGGGTCCATGGAGCCCGCCCTGAAGGTGGGCGGGATGGTCGTCTGCAGGAAGATCCCCGTCGAAGAGGTGAAGGTGGGTGACATCATCGGCTTCAACTCGCCCGGCGGGGACAAGGTCACCCACCGCGTCATCGACGTCGTAGAGCAGGACGGCAAGCGGTGGTTCCGGACCAAGGGAGACGCCAACGAGGACCCCGACCCGGAC
It encodes:
- a CDS encoding signal peptidase I, which encodes MNGSDNYFTEELRAHFAEQGKTLSARVAGVLSKAPLYFTSRDREDYEALVAPARGFIKQALRERLEGDEQRRREWAANFPLCSHTVIGNIVAEVLAEADPSAVKTVAPQATPGSHGAPGSRGAPVGAGFGEIVGPLGKGGGKNVSMEEEVRTGEDVDTERSGTPEAGGPTEDQADPEVGAGFEAPRNGDGGLSGEGAEKTGGTEEAGGKEQAGVKAEAGGEEEAGGEEGAGGSGEAEAAGSPEGAAEAAGSAEKTGGAGALKGAVVAGRAKAAVVPEARRGRKKPRGESDPRSPLRKALRVLEWVATVLLALIILAAAFLMLAPRFGMSAHPVLSGSMEPALKVGGMVVCRKIPVEEVKVGDIIGFNSPGGDKVTHRVIDVVEQDGKRWFRTKGDANEDPDPDLVAISGEKVDKVVFHLPYLGFVSRFMQSRLAFLVFICAPTLILLILFGRDLWVAVAEFRKGGKGACAGKSPGDGG